From the Polaribacter huanghezhanensis genome, the window TGTATGTATATTTTAGGGTTTGCAATTGCAATTATTTCTGCCTTTTTGTTAAACAAATTACTAAAAGTAAAAAGCACTTCATTTTTTGTTGCAGAAATGCCGAATTATAAATTACCATCTATAAAAAATGTTGCTTTTGATGTGATTGAAAAAACAAAAGCATTTGTATTTGGAGCCGGAAAAATAATTTTAGCAATTTCTATTGTATTGTGGTTTTTGGCATCAAATGGGCCAGCTTCTTTTAACAATGTAGAAAAAGAAATTACCAATAATATTGAAAACAGCCATTTATCGCAAGTAGAAATCCAGCATAAAATTTCTGCAGAAAAATTAAAAATTTCTTATATCGGAATTATGGGTAAAGCCATAGAACCAGCAATTAAACCTTTAGGGTACGATTGGAAAATAGGAATTGCTTTGATAAGCTCATTTGCAGCAAGAGAAGTGTTTGTAGGAACCTTAGCAACTATTTATAGTGTAGAAAATGACGACGGAAACAACTCGACAATTAAACAGCGAATGCGTGCAGAAATAAACCCTGAAACAGGAGAAAAAAGATTCAATTTAGCGGTTGGTATGTCGTTGTTAATTTTCTATGCATTTGCCATGCAATGTATGGGAACTTTAGCCGTTGTAAAAAGAGAAACAAAATCTTGGAAATGGCCAATGGCACAATTAATTGGCATGGGAATTTTAGCGTATATAGCCTCATTTATAACATTTACAATCTTTAGTTAATGCAACAAATCATCGTATATATCATTCTTGCAGCAGCCATTTATTTTTTAGCTAAAAAATTTATTTTTAAGTCTAAGAAGAATGGTTCTTCTTGTGGTTCTGGTTGTGGAAAATGCTCTTAAAGAAGTAAACTTCATAAAAAAAGAATCTTTTTTTGTATTTAAAACGCCTTTTTTAAAATAAAGGGTGTAATATTCTTAACTTTAAACCACTAACCAATCAAAGAGAAGTTGAGTAACGATTTTTACACAAATTCAATTTTACCACATTCAGGAATAATTATTAAAATCTGTCGTGCTTATACAGACAC encodes:
- a CDS encoding FeoB-associated Cys-rich membrane protein, with the translated sequence MQQIIVYIILAAAIYFLAKKFIFKSKKNGSSCGSGCGKCS